The following coding sequences are from one Virgibacillus necropolis window:
- a CDS encoding DUF2188 domain-containing protein — translation MPWTLDDYPSSLKNLDKVVRKKAIDIANSMLDEGYEEDRAIPIATSQAKEWYDNASQSEINEYENSGKPSKRSKEGKKYENNPERLEEGEQVVTHDDGWAVKSSNAKRPSDVYDNKDDAIKRAREIAKNKGTKLTIYKQDGSVQKNESY, via the coding sequence ATGCCTTGGACATTAGATGATTATCCATCTTCACTCAAAAATTTAGATAAAGTCGTTCGAAAAAAGGCAATTGATATTGCAAATTCAATGCTTGATGAAGGGTATGAAGAAGACAGGGCTATCCCTATCGCAACAAGTCAAGCTAAAGAATGGTATGACAACGCTAGTCAAAGTGAAATTAATGAATACGAAAACAGCGGTAAACCAAGCAAGCGTTCTAAAGAAGGAAAAAAATATGAGAATAATCCAGAACGACTTGAGGAAGGCGAGCAAGTCGTTACCCATGATGATGGTTGGGCTGTGAAATCAAGCAATGCCAAGCGGCCAAGTGATGTTTACGATAATAAAGATGATGCGATTAAACGAGCGCGTGAAATTGCCAAAAATAAAGGAACAAAACTAACAATTTATAAACAAGACGGATCTGTGCAAAAGAATGAATCCTATTAA
- a CDS encoding VanW family protein — translation MHAFILSFFLLTAQAANAPQQLTVTDQGEAVEKIELEQYGLSYLDNLFINQDKLKILLDELDKKISVEPKNATLNKTGEIVEGKPGIRLDKPKFQTLFSSSFYKDKPKKIEVPTKSNYPRVDTELLAEIKEKEIGHYVTYFKKGNKERSHNIKLATDAINNYVVFPGEKFSFNKIVGERTTEKGYKKAPVIVKGELAEDIGGGICQVSSTLYNAVSLKGIKIVERYSHSRSVPYVPPGRDATVSWWGPDFVFKNMYNQPILIRATSVDGKMDIGIFSSDAAELHSSK, via the coding sequence ATGCATGCATTTATTTTATCGTTTTTTCTGTTAACGGCGCAAGCAGCAAATGCACCACAGCAGTTAACTGTGACCGATCAAGGAGAGGCAGTGGAAAAAATTGAACTGGAACAATATGGTTTATCCTATTTGGATAACTTATTTATTAATCAAGATAAACTAAAAATTTTGTTAGATGAGCTAGACAAAAAGATATCCGTAGAACCAAAAAATGCAACGCTAAATAAGACAGGAGAAATTGTTGAAGGAAAACCTGGTATTAGGTTGGACAAACCTAAATTTCAGACCTTATTTAGCTCATCCTTTTATAAGGACAAACCCAAAAAAATTGAAGTCCCCACGAAAAGTAACTACCCTCGTGTAGATACGGAACTTTTGGCTGAGATCAAGGAAAAAGAAATTGGGCATTATGTTACGTATTTTAAAAAAGGTAATAAGGAACGATCACATAATATTAAACTTGCGACAGATGCCATTAACAATTATGTTGTTTTTCCTGGAGAAAAGTTTTCGTTTAATAAAATTGTGGGAGAGCGTACAACGGAAAAGGGCTACAAGAAAGCTCCAGTTATTGTTAAGGGGGAGTTGGCTGAGGATATAGGTGGCGGTATATGCCAGGTATCATCGACATTATATAATGCCGTTAGCTTAAAAGGGATAAAAATTGTCGAACGGTATTCACATAGCCGCAGTGTACCATATGTTCCACCAGGTCGTGATGCTACAGTAAGTTGGTGGGGACCAGATTTCGTTTTTAAGAACATGTATAACCAACCAATTTTAATTCGTGCAACTTCTGTTGACGGGAAAATGGATATCGGAATCTTTTCTTCAGACGCAGCGGAGCTCCATTCGAGTAAATAA
- the fni gene encoding type 2 isopentenyl-diphosphate Delta-isomerase — protein sequence MNLGINQRKTEHIRLCLNDNVEGINKTTGLEGISFIHNALPEIDFKDIQLDSSFLGKKINAPFLVSSMTGGSELAEEINGNLAKAAEQKGWAIGLGSTRALLESDAHKDSFLVRKHAPTAPLIANIGAVQFNYGYGPEECQRIVDLTEADSIVLHLNSLQEITQDEGDTNFHELLPKIEEVCKKLTVPVGVKEVGFGIDGTVAKRLYDVGISYIDVAGAGGTSWSQVEKLRSKDPLRKAAAEAFNNWGIPTKDCIVSVRSELGSSVPVVASGGMKTGVDAAKALTIGADVAGFARKLLQAATESEEAVLETMEQIEFELKMTMFGIGVKTIDELKNTNRVTIMGRSLLDEKS from the coding sequence ATGAATTTAGGAATCAATCAACGTAAAACGGAACATATTCGTTTGTGTCTAAACGACAATGTGGAAGGCATTAATAAAACAACTGGCCTAGAGGGAATTTCATTTATACATAACGCATTACCTGAAATTGACTTTAAGGATATACAATTAGATTCATCTTTTCTTGGCAAAAAAATTAATGCGCCATTTCTCGTCAGTTCGATGACTGGAGGATCGGAATTAGCAGAAGAAATTAATGGTAATTTAGCGAAGGCTGCTGAACAAAAAGGGTGGGCAATTGGGCTTGGGTCTACCCGTGCATTACTTGAAAGTGATGCACATAAAGACTCTTTTCTTGTGCGAAAGCACGCGCCAACAGCGCCACTGATTGCTAATATTGGTGCTGTTCAATTTAATTATGGTTATGGACCAGAAGAATGCCAACGAATTGTTGATTTGACAGAAGCGGATTCTATCGTGCTCCATCTAAATAGCTTACAGGAAATCACCCAGGATGAAGGGGATACTAACTTTCATGAATTACTCCCTAAAATAGAAGAAGTGTGTAAAAAGCTAACCGTACCAGTGGGTGTGAAAGAAGTTGGATTTGGAATCGATGGTACCGTTGCCAAACGATTATACGATGTGGGGATATCCTATATCGATGTTGCAGGTGCTGGCGGAACATCATGGAGTCAGGTGGAAAAGCTTCGTTCAAAGGATCCACTACGGAAAGCTGCAGCCGAGGCGTTCAACAACTGGGGTATTCCGACGAAGGATTGCATCGTATCAGTTAGGAGTGAATTAGGTTCTAGCGTGCCAGTTGTTGCGAGCGGAGGAATGAAAACGGGTGTAGATGCGGCGAAAGCATTGACGATTGGAGCAGATGTTGCCGGCTTTGCCCGTAAATTACTGCAGGCGGCTACTGAATCTGAGGAAGCAGTTCTCGAAACAATGGAGCAAATTGAATTTGAGTTAAAAATGACGATGTTTGGAATTGGTGTCAAAACAATTGATGAATTAAAAAATACGAATCGTGTAACTATCATGGGTCGTTCATTATTAGATGAAAAAAGCTAA
- a CDS encoding VOC family protein → MTFHTEKVKHITHIHLKVANLERSLNFYQNILGFHVIEQQPKLAVLTAGGIKSLLTIEQLENAKPLDPRKTGLFHIAFLLPKRADLAKVLRHFIHTGYPVQGASDHLVSEALYIADPDGNGVEIYVDRDPDEWGWVGEEVEMSTLPLDANALMKEVAVDGWQGMPDGTIIGHIHLQVSDLASIEKFYTQGFGFEVVNHFGQQAVFLSSAGYHHHIGTNTWNSIGGSEPSDEETGLKSYTITVPTNERLEIVGRLQNLGERVNLDGEQYLVKDPSGNRIYF, encoded by the coding sequence ATGACATTTCATACCGAGAAAGTAAAACATATAACTCATATTCATTTAAAGGTTGCTAACCTAGAGCGATCACTTAATTTTTATCAAAATATATTAGGTTTTCATGTGATTGAACAACAGCCCAAGCTTGCAGTTCTAACAGCAGGTGGGATCAAATCTTTGCTAACAATTGAACAATTAGAAAATGCTAAACCATTAGATCCACGAAAAACGGGTCTATTTCATATTGCCTTTTTATTACCAAAGCGGGCAGATCTTGCGAAAGTACTTCGCCACTTTATTCATACTGGTTACCCCGTTCAAGGTGCGTCAGACCATCTGGTTAGTGAGGCACTATATATTGCGGACCCTGATGGGAACGGGGTTGAAATTTATGTCGATCGTGACCCAGATGAATGGGGCTGGGTTGGTGAGGAGGTCGAAATGAGTACATTGCCTTTGGATGCGAATGCCTTAATGAAAGAAGTTGCAGTGGATGGCTGGCAGGGGATGCCTGACGGAACTATTATAGGACATATTCATTTACAGGTATCTGACCTTGCAAGCATCGAAAAGTTTTATACACAAGGATTTGGGTTTGAAGTTGTAAATCATTTCGGGCAACAGGCTGTGTTTCTATCATCGGCAGGATACCATCATCATATTGGTACGAATACCTGGAATAGCATTGGAGGAAGTGAACCGAGCGATGAAGAAACTGGGTTAAAAAGCTATACAATAACCGTTCCTACAAATGAACGGTTAGAAATAGTAGGGCGCTTACAGAATCTAGGTGAACGCGTTAACCTTGATGGCGAACAATATCTTGTAAAAGACCCATCGGGGAATCGTATTTATTTCTAA
- a CDS encoding DMT family transporter, protein MSWGYLIIAGLFEIIGVIGVKKVSESNNLMNNVVLIGGFIVSFTFLSYALEDIPLSTAYAVWTGIGTLGSVIIGMIFFKEPKNAFRVFCVLGIIFTIIGLKAVS, encoded by the coding sequence ATGTCTTGGGGTTATCTTATTATTGCGGGATTATTTGAAATTATAGGGGTTATTGGTGTTAAAAAGGTTTCTGAAAGTAATAATTTAATGAATAATGTTGTATTAATAGGTGGTTTTATTGTTAGTTTTACATTTTTATCTTACGCACTTGAAGATATCCCACTATCAACTGCTTATGCTGTTTGGACTGGGATAGGAACTCTAGGGTCTGTCATAATAGGCATGATCTTCTTCAAAGAACCTAAGAATGCATTTAGAGTTTTTTGTGTTCTTGGTATTATTTTTACCATAATTGGATTGAAAGCAGTTAGTTAA
- a CDS encoding DMT family transporter: protein MTIKMTFQENKKYGAEHARLERKYFYIHLIIFILVHGIFTLIFGLVSASDLPSGSYVTHIKDWIIHKDIGFYKNDSANSISSLWITVLFVHAIWGFSYTIFPKKKKESKNKDSKVTSQERGSSSKSLPIVKKNERKEITEGVAWLFLVLSGLVEIYWAAGLKSDSMGLLTLIAMLLSFELLIRATKKIPIGTAYAVFTGIGTIGTILVDILYFHEPFKMVKILLILLLALFIIGLKFSDDSDKKGEA, encoded by the coding sequence ATGACAATTAAAATGACTTTTCAAGAGAATAAAAAGTATGGCGCTGAACATGCACGGCTGGAAAGAAAGTATTTTTATATTCATTTGATTATTTTTATCCTGGTACATGGTATATTCACTTTAATTTTTGGATTAGTATCAGCGTCAGATTTACCAAGTGGATCGTATGTTACGCATATAAAGGATTGGATTATTCATAAAGATATTGGGTTTTATAAGAATGATTCAGCGAATTCAATTAGCTCTTTATGGATAACAGTTCTTTTTGTTCATGCAATTTGGGGCTTTTCTTATACAATTTTTCCTAAGAAAAAGAAGGAAAGTAAAAATAAAGATTCAAAAGTTACTAGCCAGGAGAGAGGTTCGAGTAGTAAAAGTCTTCCGATAGTGAAAAAGAATGAGAGAAAAGAAATAACTGAAGGAGTAGCATGGTTGTTCTTGGTTCTCTCTGGTCTAGTGGAAATTTATTGGGCGGCAGGTCTTAAATCTGATTCTATGGGGCTGTTAACACTAATTGCCATGCTTCTTAGTTTTGAACTATTAATACGTGCTACGAAGAAAATACCAATTGGAACTGCTTATGCAGTTTTTACTGGAATTGGTACGATTGGAACAATACTGGTTGATATCTTATATTTCCACGAGCCATTTAAAATGGTGAAGATTTTATTAATTCTTTTATTAGCGTTGTTCATCATTGGACTAAAATTTTCCGATGATAGCGACAAGAAAGGGGAAGCGTAA
- a CDS encoding TetR/AcrR family transcriptional regulator has product MPKLVDHKKRKIKIAEATWKVIVNEGLEEASVRKIAKVANISVGSLRHYFSTQSELFVFSMQLVSDRVENRAKNKSYEGTPLEAMQDFLSEFLPIDMDRRIEMEVWLVFSTKTLVDPALKELSQVVYDDMHQACSMVVERLTDLGLSSPNLDKNMEIERLYALIDGMALHGILHPDRFSAEKMQATLKYHLESLCEGV; this is encoded by the coding sequence ATGCCAAAATTAGTTGATCATAAAAAAAGAAAAATTAAAATAGCAGAAGCAACATGGAAGGTTATTGTCAACGAAGGTCTTGAAGAGGCATCTGTCCGTAAAATTGCAAAAGTAGCTAATATTTCTGTAGGGTCTTTGCGCCATTATTTTTCAACACAGTCCGAGTTATTTGTATTTTCCATGCAGCTCGTATCGGATCGAGTGGAAAATCGAGCAAAAAATAAAAGCTATGAAGGTACACCACTTGAAGCAATGCAGGATTTCTTAAGTGAATTTTTACCAATTGATATGGATCGCCGAATTGAAATGGAGGTGTGGTTGGTTTTCTCAACGAAAACACTTGTCGACCCTGCTTTAAAAGAATTGAGTCAAGTCGTTTATGATGACATGCATCAGGCGTGTTCCATGGTAGTAGAAAGACTCACTGATTTAGGTTTATCAAGTCCAAATTTGGATAAAAACATGGAAATTGAACGGTTATATGCATTGATTGATGGGATGGCGTTACATGGAATTCTTCATCCTGATCGATTTTCTGCTGAAAAAATGCAAGCTACTTTGAAGTATCATTTGGAATCATTGTGCGAGGGTGTATGA